The genomic interval ACAGCACAAGTACAACTGGCGGCACAAATGGGTTTTGAGGGTGTAGAGAAAAACGGTCTGGCTGATTTTGATGCCTTTTACCAGGCTGTCAAAGAAAATAATCTGAAGCTCTATATGATGTATGTAGAAGTAAATCTGGATAATGAGCAACAACCTTACGATCGTCGCCTGGAAGAGGTATTCCGGAAAGTACAGGGAACAGAAGCAATGCCCTGGCTCTATATTACCAGTAAGAAATACAAACCTTCCTCTGCTGAACAGGATGTAGTTGCTGTACCCATTTTGCAGGAAATTGCTGATCTGGCAAAACAATATAACCTTAAAGTAGCCTTATATCCGCATACCTGGTTCTGGCTGGAAACGGTAGCAGATGCCATCCGGGTGGCCGGAAAAGTAAATCGTCCTAATTTTGGAATATCTTTTAATTTGCCGCATTTTCTGGCTACACAGTATTATGCCGGAGAAAGTCCGATACATAATTTCCAGTCTTGGGCAGAAAAAGCCAGACCTTATTTATTTGCGGTAAGTGTGAACGGAGCCGATTATCCGCCTGCCGCTGCCGACCGCAGCAAGCTCTGGGATAGCCTCATTCAACCGCTGGGAGATGGAAATTATGATACTTATCAATACCTGAAAACTTTCTGGGATATGGAATTTACCGGCCCGGTTGGCCTGCAATGTTATAACATTAAAGAAGAGAAAAC from Rhodocytophaga rosea carries:
- a CDS encoding sugar phosphate isomerase/epimerase family protein — encoded protein: MKNLLHLCLIFLIYSVTCFGQENKVSNPFFVFNNGISDTAAYKTPTAQVQLAAQMGFEGVEKNGLADFDAFYQAVKENNLKLYMMYVEVNLDNEQQPYDRRLEEVFRKVQGTEAMPWLYITSKKYKPSSAEQDVVAVPILQEIADLAKQYNLKVALYPHTWFWLETVADAIRVAGKVNRPNFGISFNLPHFLATQYYAGESPIHNFQSWAEKARPYLFAVSVNGADYPPAAADRSKLWDSLIQPLGDGNYDTYQYLKTFWDMEFTGPVGLQCYNIKEEKTTHLKKSVRTWQAYKKRYASGK